The segment TTGTTGGCTACTTTCTTATAGGGTTTTTACTACCGCTGTTGTGCGGAATAAACGCACGGgtaatgcaaataaatttgtgattttattgcacacaaaaaaaaatcaaagccaGAGAGCACTTTTggtctcttttttctttctttttctatctctctctctctctctttgtaaATATAGTACAGAACGTGGTattgtgaagaatttcctttttgggTGGACGCAGCAAACAGCTcaagtaaagaaaagaatgaagttaaagaaaaactcaccaaAATCTGTCCACATGAAGCGCAGTAGCGACTGGCTGTTCCAGGACTAAGGGGTCTGCTGCTAGACGGACTGTACGGCACTGGGCTGCTCGTTGTGCGCTGACGATGGTGCTGCATCCCCGCAAGGAGACCTCCACCATCGGCATTGTAGAGACGCTCCTCTTCCATTTCCAGCGATGACTCCGACTCGGATAAGTGGCGACAGAGGGCCTCACGTCGCTCCACTTCCAGCTGAAGTTTTCGCTGAAGACGCAAATTCTCCTCACGTAACCCAATGCAACGCTCTTCCTGCGCAAATTGTGCCATCTTCTCCTGCGTCTCCTTCTGAGCTGCTGCCAAATTCGCCCGTAGACGCACCACTTCACTCCGGAGTGTCTGAATGTGCGAACTGAGATTGGACGCAGTGTCCCCATTTGTAGCTGCTGCTAATTCCTCATACTTTGGGCTCGTTGGATCAGACACCGGTTGATCCAATTTTATCTGCAACGATCTCTTCTCAGCCTCCAACTTATCCATTCGTTTCCACAGCTTATTCACGAGTGCCTCCTGTTCCTGCTCCAGCGTATTCTCCAGTTCAATCATCTCACGGCGTAGCTGCTCAAGATTCGTCTGCTTTGCCAGCGTTTCCGCTTCTagcttctcaattttcctcatCAACTTATTCACCAAGCATTCCTGCTCTTGCTCCAGCGTCTGCTCCAATTTGCACTTCTCCTGACGCAATTGATCCAACTTCCGCGATAAGTCATTCGTGAGGCATTCCTCTTCACGCTCATAGTGATGTGCCAGTGTCTCCTTCTCCTTCTTCAATGCCTGAATCTTCTTCAGGAGAGTATTCGAAATGTATTCCTCTTCTTGCTCTGCCTTTGCTTGCTACAAatgcaaatgaaataaaagaaattaaggagaagctaaaattaaatgtctggtagtaatttttcataaaggaAACAGAGGTAGACAACAAAAATACGAGgttacaaagaaaatcattaaaaatgcaagaaaacaatttaaactgtgagcattttttttaaatcaatttattagcAAAATGGACAACAGACCAACCGAGTAAacctttttaactttttttcttacatttttgcgTAAATAAATCCATGTAATTTCCTTTGTTTAAATGTAATAAACTAATTATAAAACACTCGAATAATTTAAGAGAatcttcttttcaaattaaaattttttattacaaaaaaaaacccttaaaaGGTTCCATActctcttaaaatatttaatgaatcaTTTGCGATAAATGCGACGCGAAgcaatataatttctttttaaagaaaatacaaattaaattgataaaatataaacATCCAGAGAAGAGAATTGAATGATAATGGCAAACAAAATAGAAACAAAACTTACTCAAGAGAAATTCCCTCATTAATTAGGACTAAATTCCGAggtattttattgctttgaattttttctataagaaaaaaaaagcattctTACGTAATACGCGagttccattaaaaaaaaatgaggattagataaaattttatagccCCCAATTTGGGATTTGCTGCAGTGGCGTGCAGaatggagagagaaaaatcaattgactGGATCAATGGGGAAGGCCTTGGAGGGTTGAAATGCGCGTTGCCTCCTCGCTTTTCACAGCTGAAGGCTTTGCTCTGTTTGAAGGCTATTCTGGGATttgcattttgctttttttttactttatcgGCGGCCTTGGGTGGGCAAAAATTACTCCACCCCTCCGCCGTCAGCTGAGTGTTGAACACTTTGCCCTTTTTGCACTCGCgaattaataatataattaacTGGCCAGATGCCCGTTTGCACACATCTGATAAAATGAGATTTGGCGCTCATTCCGGATATGCACGAGGTGGGATGACTGAGAAATATTAGGTATTGCGGGGTGGTATAGTGGGAGAATCAGAGAAAATGTACTCACAATGATGACCGATGCCTGTCGGAGGGCACGATTCTCTTCCTGGAGAACCTTCACGCGTATCTTGTAGGTCTCCATTTCGACTTTGAGTACACGATTCTGTTGCTGGAGGCTCTCAATGCGCTTACTGTTGTTCCCGGAAGATACCCGGAACggcaaaaaaagagacacATTGACCTCAATtgaattgcaataaaatgcataaagatGAGACTCACCTGAGTTGCTCCCGAGAAACTGGACTTGGGGGCAACATAACGCCATCCAGGGAACTCTCAGATTCACATGGACTATCCATTTCTGCCGGATTTCAAGGCTTCTTCTTCGACACTGCACACGCACACACGTTTTTTCCACCTTCAAGAAAAACCTCAATTTCTTCACCACAAAACACCAATGCCTGCAGAGAAGGGTATCCGTGATTAAATTGTGCGCCACAAACTAATTAGCTCGAGGACAATTTCATCCAAATTCACTCGCACACACAAGATGCAAATTTGGCCTTGTGGCTTGAAAAGGCTGGGGccgtaaagctttaaaataaaaaaaaaaaaaaaaaaaagatgcaaatttcagttttttttttggacaaaGCCCAAATGTCAAGAAAATGACCAAGTCAATGCACTTCCTTTAGgctttgagaaagaaaatttcaatgaaattttcatgaaagttTGCTAAGTTTTTGTATTgagtaatttgaattttttaattggattaatttctatttcaaaatttattttttggacaATTAATTCCATTAATTCGAATTTTTATAGTGTCATTAATgacctaaataaaaaaaaatagttttctgattaatttttcaattgaagttAGCAGCAGATATACTTTTTGCACCTACTACTTATTTATATGGATATCtaattttagaacattttttactcttttcacaacaattaatataaattaatattatttaattaatacaataataaaatataatttataatttcaatgggtaaagaaattctttaaggaAAATCCAAGCTTTGaggttaaaatattaaaaactttttttttagtttggacagaaaattttagagataactattttttttgggcagttttttcttaaaacttgAGAGAGTCAAAttaccaaaaataaaatacggTCTTCCCCGCATAATCAAGTATTAGTTACACTCTTCTAACCCATTATGCgtaagaagagtttaaccaagacttgattaagcggggtatgactgtaatatctaataataaaacaataattaaaagaagatctaacctaattgaatgaaatttaatgaaataaattgaaatttttcttccggagaaatgaaataatttatccagttaaaattttcataaaatttcacaagTCTCATTTTTCTGAAGCGCACCTCCCTATTTTGCATACATTTTCTTACACAAATCGTTGGAATTTCCACTCAAACACACCTGAAACACTTTATTTGGACTTCATTCTTACCTTttggggctttggggggaatttTTGGGTCACAATTCAaggataaaatgcaattttttcacGAGCACCGAAATGTCTTCACGGAACCCCGTTTTTGCAACTACCTCCATGTACAATGTAATTTACATGGAAATTCCATGTAAGTTTGGCTTTCGCGAGCTTAATATAAAAAGTGAGGTTAATCCATAATCTTtgcttattaatttatttattttaccttCCTTTCACTACAGaaagattatttattaattcaaatgtacaaataattgtaattaaaagttttattgtataattaatcccaaaaatttaatgttgatGGTAAGAGGTACGACTCTTACATGTCATGTAGGATTGAGATGCTAATGACCCACAGAGCCCATGACAGCTGTCACATTTCCATGTAGGACTTATTTACTAATTTTCTGTACGGACACTGTATGTGTGtatgaaagtaaaataaaatttataaatgtgTTTGTGTGCgaatgaaaatcttatttgaattttaaagattgattttgttattttccATTAGATTCCTAAAATTGTTCCTTAATTCGTACGAGCTATCTTCTTATCCGGTGAacttttatcagttttttcAAAGGATCTCTTGAGTAGTTTCTTCCCATTTTTCTTCTCGGGTGATTCCTCTTCCGTTAGATCCTGCAAAACATaaccacaaaaattaattttcccgcCAGAATAtcagctgtttttttttttaataaggtTATGTGACGCTATATACCTCATCATCCATTTCGTAATTAGGATCGTCTAACTCCTCTTCCTCAAATTCGGCCGCCTCCTCGAAATTCTCTTCAGTTTCAATTAGTTTACCATCCTGGGTGGGAAAAGTgatgtccggcagcaaatccAAACGCTCAGGGTGCATCTCCTTGACGAGGTCCTTAAGTAAATTCGAAATATCTTCACGTTTCTTCGTCACGGCAAGTGTTGTGAACCAATTTTGTATTTGCTTCACGGGTAATCTGTAGTCTCGAATGGGATTACTGAAGAACTCCTCAACGTACTGCAGCAAGTACAGGCCACAGTCTGTGAAATTGTTCTGTTGTGGCACCTTTACCGTGTGTCCCGGCATATTTGTCTTATTGAACGTATGCACCGACGTGGGACACACCTTTGCCTTGTACTCACACGTCAGATAATCCCGAAGGGTAGCCACCACGCGACTCCGGTAGCCTCCAGCCAGGGAGTCGAAAATTAAGATGCACGGCCTaggaaaaagaaggaaaatttcatatattttttttaatgatacgAAAGGCTTTAAagtttcaaatattttgttttaaaaattttcttactgtttaaaaaatcttttaaatctaaatttttaaagatgatgattttttgatttcaaataacaatgaaaatttcaatgaaattttgcatgtaaaaaatgaaacttttaaatttatctaaattctaacaaaaataaaaaaaattgcttccaCGCTTTTTTTCACCCCAATTTACCTATAGAGactgttaaataaaattcaaaaaaatcaactcacTGCTTGATCGCTTGATGGCCTGGCTCAACTTCTGGTTCACTCTCTTCACTCTCCATGTCACTCTCATCAGCTTCTGCCTCATCACGTTCGCTCGCTGAATCATCattaaggaaaattgcttCTTCCTTCTTCGTGAGTGGCGTGATTGTTGTATTCCCAATGGTCACCGATACTTTCCGTTCGCCATCCTTTGAGGCACGTTTCTTGGGCGTTGGGGCCACTTTCACGGGAATCCCTCCATCGTACGTTTGGGGGCCCTTTAGGCCGGGAAAGCAAATAATAGCGAGGAACCAATGACTTTGTTCATTTATAGGAATTATGATGAATTCTTTATCGAAGAGATTGACACTCTTTGTCCACCCTTTGACACGATGATGCCTCTTCTGCGATGCCGTCATCTTGAGATCCTTTTCCATTTGTCGCTGCCGCGTTGACATTGCCGTGAGGCGTTTGTAGAAAAATGAACTAAAGATGTGCGTCTTGTCACGTTGCTCTTCCGTGAAGACCGACAACCGCAGATAGTTGAGATAGAAATCAATAATCACATCATTGAGATATTGGTCGATGGCTAAGCACTTGTAGTCTTCCGTATTGATGGAAATCCCTCCTTTGCCTTGCGGATAGATGAGAATCTGATGAACATCGTCGGAATTCCCGCTTCCACCCTCATCAGCTGATGCACTTGATGTGTTTGCCATTTGATCAATCTTCATTGTGGACCGCTTGTAAAGCTCACTGGCATCCTTATAGGAGATCTCCTCCAATTCCGTAACACTATATAGCGACTTAATGACTGATTTTGTTTCATCCGTTATTACTTCTGCAAGAATTGTTATTCTGCGCACAGCTTCGTGTTTATGTGTACATGGATCAAAGTACGGGCCTTTTGAGGCACTTGATGCCATATCTAGGCTATTCCGAATGTATTCTGCACAACTGGGGGATGTATAGATGAAGAGAATGGGCAGCATTTTACCAAAATGTGCTATAATCTTTACAATTTCCTTGATCTGCACATCTAGGATTATATTTTCCTTGGCATTTCTGACATTCGGGGCAATTATTCGTACTCCTCGTGATGAAAAAATCacctgaaaataatttaaaaaaaaaacaacttatTTTTATACCATTCCGGAAACCTTTGCGTATACAAACATTGCCGGACATACCTGCTCCTTTGGCTCGTAGTGCAGCGTACCAATTCTTATCGTTCTACATTGTATGGATGTAAGGAGCTTGTCAGGAACATCTGTTAAGTCTGTAATGCACAATCTCTCATTGcctaaaaatcaaaagaacaaGGAAAACAATGAGAAAACACCGGAATTTCATCAAAGCCTTTTTCaactcttttttcttccatccaAATCAAATACCGCGGAAAAACAcgaaaaatatccaaatttCACCCCTAATTTCAATCCAGTTATACTTTACAGCTCCCACCTAACCATACACTTACGGAAATAACTCATTTTGGACACaaattaatctaatttttaacgaaataattcacaaaaagaacCATCACACATTTagtcttgaaattttcttgattttttgaggttagattGTCAAATCAATCACCTTTTTGCGACAACAGCGCCACTTGATTTCACTTCCTCCCGTTTCCCATGTAAGACGTTCTTAGAAAATGATCTAACCTAATTTTGTTTCTGACcccatagtttttttttaattccttttcttaCCTTTAATTGGGCTCTCCATTTCAGGAATCGCAGGCTCACAGGCGAGAGCTTTTATTTCTTCCGTCTTAGTAGAAACCTATAGGAATGTTTTTTAgtgtttattttatattacacAAGAAGACAagatattcaattcaattgaaaagtttttaaatttcaatgaaaaatgaaaatttcaatcattcATGCTCAtgaaattatagaaaaatatttcatgtttacactttttttttaggttatgataagtaatttttttgaagaatttttttcatgatacTGAATTTTACAGATTAGACTTTGAAACTTTCTTGTATTCAACATTTTTGTTTCGatgggaaaatatatttaaaaaatatataaattttaaggtTATGAAACTCACCGACTTCTTGGGCTTAGGCTTGGGTTTAGGCGTCTCTTCCTCATCGTCACTGCTGAGAGTAAGAATAATGGGTTCTTCCGTTTTTGTTGCACGCGTCCTATTGCGTACAGCTGCTGTACGGGCTTTTGCAGCTGAACTACTCTCTGTGACCTTTAGCACGGGCATAGTGGTGTTTTTGGGTATGGCGGACGTGGTGGAGGATGTTGCGGAGGAGTTCATGGAGTTGTTTGAGAGTGAAGAAGATGATGAGATGGTGCGCGTTAATTCCGGAACTGGCCTCTTTGGCACCAATTCCACCTTTTTCTGCATCGCTATGGGTTCTTTGGCAATCCGTACAAATTGCTTCTGTATCTTTGATTGCGTCGGAAGAGCCAAAGCAGGGATTTGTGTTCTAATTGGGGCTGACTGAGTCGTTGGCGTTGGCTTCGGCTGACTACATGGGATCCGCTTATATGTATCACCGAGAATGTGATGACAACGCTCACATTTGGCATGATCGATGCCACAGAAGCCACAATTGCTACACAAAGCAAGCCATCCTTGGATTATCTTTCGTTCCACAGCTGGGGGTTTTGGAGGCTCTGGCGGTGGTTCTGGCGTTGGGGGTGGAGCCGCCTTAATAGGTGTCAATTGTGGCTGCTGTGTTGCAGCTCCGAAGCTCTGTTGCCGCTGTGAGATTGGTGTTGATGTGACAAATTGACCCTGTTGCGGGCGAATGGGTGATCgctgttgttgctgctgcagCGGTGGTTGCATTGTtggttgctgctgctgctgttgaatatgctgctgttgctgctgctgcactGGTTGTTGAAATTGCTGCTGCAACTGCTCCACATTATTTTCCGTTCGCATAACAATCTCATTGGATACATTATCCTGTACCGGATCCCCCACAGTCACCACGTAGTCAATATTAGCTCCCGGATTTGAAACACACTGAATATTCGTGTCTGGTGTAAAAGGTACACCAACTTGCTCAAGCAATTCCTGCACCGTACACGATTCCTTCGGCAATGTGAACGTGATTAGCCTTTGTTCGCCACACTGCAAAATTACAAGCATTTTGGCACTCTCTCGCGTCTCACATTCCGGACTACTCTGTGTCAGTAGcatctgctgctgctgctgctgctgctgctgctgctgttgctgctggtTCGTTTGCTCCACATCCGTTGACATGCTGTTAAAGAGATCCTGCACCGACTGATTCACCGGCCTCTTCACGGCTGGACGCTGCGCCACCTGACCACGACCACGTCCACCACGAACAGCTTCGCCTGCCTTCATGACTTTCCGTTGTTTTAGATCAATTGATGAGCCATTTGAGACGCTACTGTATGTGCTCTCCTGACTTGAGAACTGCTCATCACTTGTTGTTGATTCCTCAGTATGATTAACGGTTATTTGACTCTTCTCGAGAATTGAGGCTGTTATACTCTCCTCGAGATCACCGTTTGGGTCATTTGAGGACTGTGACGTTGGCACAATATTCCTCACCTGccaaaacatgaaaaaaataagggaaaattctcaatttttttttaaaggaagtCAAGTGAATCTCCAAAAAACTCTCACCTCAAGTTTACTCGTCGTGCTTGGTTGAGTTGCCACCGCAGTTTGGGGCTTCTGCTGGATATTCGGGTAGGTGCGATTGACCTTCCCGAGTGGCGTGAGCATCCTCGTGGTGGTGGGAATACTGCCGGAGAAGCTGGCTTGACGCTGTTCCGGCTGTGACATTCGTATAAGACCGGAATTGAGCACACGCGGCGGACGAGGTTGCTGTGGTGTTGTCACGGACGCATAGCGTACAGGACGTGTCACACGTGGTGCTGCAACTTGTGCACGAGGCGTGGCTACTGTCGTTGGGGCCCTATAGCGATGTCTCACGGGTGTGGTTGCGGTGTGTCGTGGTTGAGAGAGAGAAGCTCGCGTTTGTGCCACTGTAGCACGATTCTGAATCACCGTAGTCGGCGTCTGGGCGCGCTGATACGTCAGCGTGGATTGCTGCATACGTATCTGCTGGCGCTGCATCTGTGGTGCCTGCTGGCGCACAATGATATTCTGCTGCATTGGCCGCGGCTGTGCCTGAATCTGCGGCTGTGGCGTCGTAATCGTGTACACGGGAGCCTGTCGCGTGGAGTCGTAGATTATACgctgttgctgctgcattGGACTCTGCTGCGGGGCACGATTATTCAGCACCACGGGATTCTGAGCTTGAACTGTGGGCTGATGGACGATCACCGGTTGAGTGGGTGACGACTGTAGGATAACACGATTCGTCTGGGGTTGCTGGATGATTACCTGCTGTGCCTGTGGCTCGGGACTCTGTTGCACTAACCCCGTGTGTTGCAGTTGCCGCTGAATATTCCCCGATCCATCCGTTGATACGTAAATCTGTATATCAAAGTAGAAATTCAGTATTATTTCCCATAATTCTTCAGACATTTTAACCACTGAACGTTATTTTCCGTTCTAAAATTCCTTATCTCTCcctaattctttttattaactaTTAAATAACTGATTGAAAGGACCGTATTTTTATActtcaaaatttcttgaaattttcaatgaaagacGAAACTTTTCTTTGCTGTTTCAATAAATGAAAGATTGTGACtactaaattttcattttagtcCAGATTTTCGCAATTTCAGTAAAATTTGTATTATGTTCATAATGcttgttcttttattttccgctaaaaagaacttttgttTGCAATCTATTGGAAacctattgaattttttttctgaaaatttcaaaacaaagCAATTTTCAATGCCTTAAGAACCCCATccacaaattattttcattttgccgggaaatttaaaaaaaaaagaagaaaacaattaaagagattttggTAATCAAAGCTGGTTCATCTTACCTGATGCGATGTGAAGGAATCCGTAACAATGTCATCCTCCTGGAGGACGTATTGCGTCTGCTGTGGTTGGGCAACTTGCTGAGTATTTGGCCTCTGTTGGTAGACATACTGCATTTGATTTTCCGCAATCACTGTAGGCTCTGCGAGGATTAGCTGCACacaaagagatgaaaatgaaacttCATTCCTCTGAGAAAAAGCCACAAAACTTTCCGGAAAGAACTTACCCGTGATTGCGGTTGGATTTGCAAGTCATCCGATATGTTCACTACCCTAATGCCCGAATAGAAGCATTCATTCTCATCGGCATTTTGCACAAAGAAATATTGTGCCATTGTCTGGTGCTATGCTAAAAGATCCTGCGGAGGAGGAGAAAACACGCCTTGAAAATTTCCTGCAGCAAACATCCGGACACCTTCAGctgatgcaacttttttgtcTGCAGgaattcccccaaaaaatgcCAGGAAAATGAGTGAGAAATCTCGAAAATTTCCTTCGAGAGATTCCTGGCAGCAGGAACAGATTTGAGATTGAGAAGATGCAGCGGTATGTGGGGAAAGTGGCCCCAAATTGATGCGAAGTCTCCGAGAAAAAGTGATGGACGTCAGTGGCAATGAGAACTGCCAAATAGGGGCACCTTTCTCACCTCTAAAACACCCAATTCACGGGCAATcgaaagataaaatttaagtgAATGTCTTCACTGCACACTTATGTACGATATTGTCCacttttctgtattttcacaagacggaaaaatttggaaaattggggtataaaaatatttaacgcGAAAGCGGCAACGCATCCACACGGAAAAAGCAAATGGCGAGGGCGCTGCTGGCGTTTAGTGTGTGTCAGTGTGTGCGTGTgtcaaatttgaattttttaacggTCATCTGTATCTTACATGGAATGGCAAGTGGGACTTCTCCGGATTACTAATACCACTCATAGTGGTCCCACTGTATACCACTGATATAACTTCATGgggaaaagctcatttttacacatattttccacgaaaaactGCACTTTTCACACATTTCCCATCAAGGAGGATGATCCAGATGAACTTCCAGTAGCTTCCCGGAAGGAAATGACATGGTATGGCAGGAAGTCTCGATGCTTCTCGGTCGCATCTCTTGGTACGACTGATGTTGGTTAGGGCAGGTGCAGGGAGTTTTGTGGAGCCGTTTTTCGGAGTTTATTCTTCCGAAAAGTTTCGGTATGAGTCATCCGGAAAAAAAGTGGAATGAGTCATTTTGGTGCAGTCTATTGAGATTTCTTGTAAGaatcaaaagtttcttttattccGTGCTCCAAAATGTTCTCCAGTGGTCCCAATTATACGAAATTAAAGACACATCTGAGGTTATCCCTCAATCGTCTTAAATTgctggagaagaagaaatctgAATTAACACAGAAAGCGAGGAAGGTGAGAATTTTCCGGAATCTCAAGGAATTCCTGCACTTCTTCTTTCTTCCGGAAACTAATTCATTATTGGTGTTTGTTCCTAATAGGAAATTGCGGATTACATTGCTGCAGGAAAGGCAGAAAGGGCAAGGATTCGTGTTGAACACATCATCCGGGAGGATTATCTAGTTGAAGCAATGGAAATTGTTGAGATGTACTGCGATTTAGTGCTGGCACGCTTTGGCCTTGTAACGCAGATGAAGGATCTCGATGAGGGTATCGCAGAGGCGGTGTCCAGTCTAATTTGGGTGGCACCACGCCTCCAGGCAGATGTGCAGGAGCTCAAAGTTATTGCTGAGCAATTGACCACAAAGTATGGGAAGCCTTTTGCAGAGGGAGCCATCGCTGGGGCTCCTGGGCATCATGTTTCGGAGAAGTTGATGCACAAGATGGCTATTCAGGCACCACCGAAGCTCCTGGTTGAGAagtatttaattgagattGCCAAGAATTACAACATTGAATATGAGCCAGATCCGCAAGTAATGCGTGAGGCTAAGGAGGATGGTGTTCTCATTGATTTGAGCGATAAGAACAATCTCGATAGCAACATTCCCCAACCTCCGGGATTTATTGGCTTCCCACAGGCTCCACCTTTACCGCATATGCCTGAGCCACCAATGAGGAAGCCCTTTGACTATCCAAATATGCACGGAGGACATGGTGGAGGACCATCCGGAGGTGCTTCTGCACCACCATTCACCTACAACATCCCCCCAAATCCACCAGGACCGTCCGGGGAGAAGAAGGACCTCAACATCAATACGGATTTCGTCGACAATGAGCGTCATTCACTTCCGCCACCCTATTCAACCATCTCTCCTGATGATAATCTCCAGGTAAATGCTACTTCCTTCTCCACATCCCTGCCTTGCTTTTGTGTGAGAACTAATTCTAGCCAAAATCTCTCAATCTCTCTCTGTGTTTGATCACTAACCTATGGATTTGCGTGAGTACTTTGAAAATGATGAGTAATCCTCTTCCCTGTGGTTTATTAAAGACTTCCTACTTCTTCTGTCTTTCAAAGTAATTTCAACTGAGAGTTGTATCCAATGGAAATATCCTGATAATTTTCTGATTAggaatttttgaggaaataacTCAAGATAACTTAtcctaaaaaaattacaggTCCATGCGTGAAATATAATCGCAGAACGTACCTATCTTTAACACACTGACGACGggtaaaatacttcccaaaggTTTTTTACACGACATGTAACAATTAGTCACTGGCGTCCAGAAATGTTACCCGGTGGGACCATGGTGTTCTTATGTTCTTCGCAcgttatcagaaaatatttatttgacacAATATTCAGTAATGTGaaacacaaattttttttaatataaaattatcgcaaacaaaacacaatttagttttaaaaaatctttttttttaagatttcactAACTCGTATGTTGaataacaaaaattctaaCTCAGAACAGTCAGAGTGACATTTTAAATGGTATGATATTGGTGAGGAGAAGTTTTTGGacatatttggcatttttctcATGCCAACATAACCACACTTTCATATTCATGTGGAAAAAAGTCAGATTTATGAgataatttcagtgaaaatctctcagacgagtttcctttttgctattaaacattatgtagcatttttttatcagaaaaatttaattgaggttatgtaagaggaaaattttcttttcgtaaaatatataacctaaCTCACCTGATGATAACGTCAACAAGCAGgtttacttttttattctaaaaattctgaaaacttcataataCATGTATTTAGCTAATATCTACTCTGTGACagtgtgatttaaaaaaatctagaatattctaaatactTAGTCTGCTATTTCTATTTCCTTCATAGGATAATAATATCCAGAATTATCATTATCTAGTATATTCTAgataattcctttttcttgtcacaactaatttgaaatcttttaaatgctgatttcaaatcatttcataaatttaataaataatagatttattaatcatatatgaacaccttacgagtcagcaatcaaaattggctgaaaaaatgttggagaagttttcctacc is part of the Lutzomyia longipalpis isolate SR_M1_2022 chromosome 3, ASM2433408v1 genome and harbors:
- the LOC129793400 gene encoding IST1 homolog isoform X1 produces the protein MFSSGPNYTKLKTHLRLSLNRLKLLEKKKSELTQKARKEIADYIAAGKAERARIRVEHIIREDYLVEAMEIVEMYCDLVLARFGLVTQMKDLDEGIAEAVSSLIWVAPRLQADVQELKVIAEQLTTKYGKPFAEGAIAGAPGHHVSEKLMHKMAIQAPPKLLVEKYLIEIAKNYNIEYEPDPQVMREAKEDGVLIDLSDKNNLDSNIPQPPGFIGFPQAPPLPHMPEPPMRKPFDYPNMHGGHGGGPSGGASAPPFTYNIPPNPPGPSGEKKDLNINTDFVDNERHSLPPPYSTISPDDNLQLYPTLQNSAKPKPQPRSKIPPDMGENSAHPFPNLPNVPMDLPDIPDAREDNDEIDFDDLSRRFEELKKKK
- the LOC129793400 gene encoding IST1 homolog isoform X2, with product MFSSGPNYTKLKTHLRLSLNRLKLLEKKKSELTQKARKEIADYIAAGKAERARIRVEHIIREDYLVEAMEIVEMYCDLVLARFGLVTQMKDLDEGIAEAVSSLIWVAPRLQADVQELKVIAEQLTTKYGKPFAEGAIAGAPGHHVSEKLMHKMAIQAPPKLLVEKYLIEIAKNYNIEYEPDPQVMREAKEDGVLIDLSDKNNLDSNIPQPPGFIGFPQAPPLPHMPEPPMRKPFDYPNMHGGHGGGPSGGASAPPFTYNIPPNPPGPSGEKKDLNINTDFVDNERHSLPPPYSTISPDDNLQNSAKPKPQPRSKIPPDMGENSAHPFPNLPNVPMDLPDIPDAREDNDEIDFDDLSRRFEELKKKK